A genome region from Bradyrhizobium sp. WSM1417 includes the following:
- a CDS encoding ABC transporter substrate-binding protein: MIRWLVGLIGLGIAATSALAADPVMIGVGYLGIAGTRSTLSLVEQPAENDGVAGARLAIEDNNTTGKFLNQRFALEERRIKEGEDAVQAATDLAARNGFIIADLPADALLKVADALRERGTLLFNAGAIDERLREANCRANVIHTAPTRSMLADALGQYLVWKQWKRWLLVVGSHDEDKLFADALRRTAMRFGAKIVQERSFEDKGGARRTDSGVTLIQRQMPVFTQQAPAYDVLVAADESEVFGAYLPYRTWDPRPVAGSAGLVPRSWDAAQDQWGAIQMQNRFVKLNARRMTALDMQAWTAVRMIGEATSRTNSGDINKVTDFIKGPEFSVAAFKGTKLTLRDWNLQLRQPILLVDGRMVVSVSPQEGFLHQVSELDTLGYDRPESKCKLK, from the coding sequence ATGATCCGATGGTTGGTCGGCCTGATCGGCCTGGGTATTGCTGCGACGAGCGCGCTCGCGGCCGACCCTGTCATGATCGGCGTCGGCTATCTCGGAATCGCCGGCACCAGATCGACGCTGTCGCTGGTCGAACAGCCCGCGGAGAATGACGGCGTCGCCGGCGCACGCCTCGCCATCGAGGATAACAACACCACCGGCAAGTTCCTCAACCAGCGATTTGCGCTGGAGGAGCGGCGTATCAAGGAGGGCGAGGATGCCGTGCAGGCGGCGACCGACCTCGCCGCCCGCAACGGCTTCATCATCGCCGACCTGCCGGCCGACGCGCTGCTGAAGGTCGCCGACGCCCTGCGCGAGCGCGGCACGTTGCTGTTCAACGCCGGCGCGATCGACGAGCGGCTGCGCGAGGCCAATTGCCGCGCCAATGTCATCCATACCGCGCCGACGCGGTCGATGCTGGCCGATGCGCTCGGGCAATATCTGGTGTGGAAGCAGTGGAAGCGCTGGCTGCTCGTGGTCGGCTCGCATGACGAGGACAAACTGTTCGCCGATGCGCTCCGGCGCACCGCGATGCGGTTCGGCGCCAAGATCGTGCAGGAGCGCAGCTTCGAAGACAAAGGCGGCGCGCGCCGCACGGACTCAGGCGTGACGCTGATCCAGCGCCAGATGCCGGTGTTCACGCAACAGGCACCCGCCTATGATGTGCTGGTCGCCGCAGACGAGAGCGAGGTGTTCGGCGCCTACCTGCCCTATCGCACCTGGGATCCGCGGCCTGTCGCGGGCTCCGCCGGCCTCGTGCCCCGCAGTTGGGACGCGGCGCAGGACCAGTGGGGCGCGATCCAGATGCAGAACCGCTTCGTCAAGCTGAACGCGCGGCGGATGACCGCGCTCGACATGCAGGCCTGGACGGCGGTGCGCATGATCGGAGAGGCCACCTCGCGCACCAATTCCGGCGACATCAACAAGGTCACCGATTTCATCAAGGGTCCGGAGTTCTCGGTCGCCGCCTTCAAGGGAACGAAGCTGACCCTGCGCGACTGGAACCTGCAGCTGCGCCAGCCGATCCTGCTGGTCGACGGCCGCATGGTGGTGTCGGTGTCGCCGCAGGAAGGTTTCCTGCACCAGGTCTCCGAGCTCGACACGCTCGGCTATGACCGCCCGGAGAGCAAATGCAAGCTGAAATGA
- a CDS encoding DUF3280 domain-containing protein has translation MTDLSGHATPHFVLARVRLGITIVRALICFAALLLTGSAALADPPKLAVFDFELIDTSLPGEFYGSKPEEARLELISEQLRKALVESGRFQLLDIAPIRDAARHANLQACGGCDLKLAGQLGADLEITGMVQKVSNLIINLNIYLRDVKTGNMITAASADMRGNTDESWTRTMSYLIRNRLLAPNYGKPE, from the coding sequence ATGACCGATTTGTCAGGCCATGCAACCCCGCATTTCGTCCTCGCGCGCGTGAGGCTGGGAATCACGATCGTGCGAGCGTTGATATGTTTCGCAGCTTTGTTGTTGACGGGCTCGGCCGCGCTCGCCGACCCGCCGAAACTCGCGGTGTTCGATTTCGAATTGATCGACACCAGCCTGCCCGGCGAGTTCTACGGCTCCAAGCCGGAGGAGGCGCGGCTCGAGCTCATCAGCGAGCAGTTGCGCAAGGCACTGGTCGAGTCAGGCAGGTTCCAGCTGCTCGATATCGCGCCGATCCGGGATGCGGCCCGTCACGCCAATCTGCAGGCCTGCGGCGGCTGCGACCTCAAGCTTGCCGGGCAGTTGGGTGCCGATTTGGAAATCACCGGGATGGTGCAGAAGGTTTCGAACCTGATCATCAATCTGAACATCTACCTGCGCGACGTGAAGACCGGCAACATGATCACGGCCGCCAGCGCGGATATGCGCGGCAACACGGATGAATCCTGGACGCGCACGATGAGCTATCTGATCCGCAACCGGTTGCTGGCACCGAACTACGGCAAGCCGGAGTAG
- a CDS encoding YVTN family beta-propeller repeat protein: protein MQAEMRKKMLRLWRVGLLSGLALAAAPAHAFIAYVSNEKSNTVSVIDTESWTVTRTIKVGQRPRGIDFTRDGKFVMVAVGDDDTIQMIDAKTQAVVDSLPSGPDPELFAQDAAGKVLYVANENDNTVTVIDLEKRARLGDIQVGVEPEGMTISPDGKTLINTSETTNMAHFIDTSSRQIVANVLVDARPRFAEFKHDASELWVSSEIGGTVSIIDPGKHEVTGKINFEIPGLRKEAIQPVGIGMTRDDKTAFIALGPANRIAVVDTASRKVTKYLLVGQRVWHMAFTPDEKYLLTTNGVSNDVSVIDVAAQKVIKTIQVGELPWGITIAP from the coding sequence ATGCAAGCTGAAATGAGGAAGAAGATGTTGCGCTTGTGGCGTGTGGGATTGCTGTCCGGACTGGCGCTGGCGGCGGCGCCGGCGCATGCGTTCATCGCCTATGTCTCGAACGAGAAGAGCAACACCGTGTCGGTGATCGATACCGAGAGCTGGACGGTGACCAGGACCATCAAGGTCGGCCAGCGCCCGCGCGGCATCGACTTCACGCGCGACGGCAAGTTCGTGATGGTCGCGGTCGGCGACGACGACACCATCCAGATGATCGACGCCAAGACGCAGGCTGTGGTGGACAGCCTGCCCTCCGGGCCCGACCCGGAATTGTTCGCCCAGGATGCCGCCGGCAAGGTCCTCTATGTCGCCAACGAGAACGACAACACAGTGACCGTGATCGACCTCGAGAAGCGCGCCCGCCTTGGCGACATCCAGGTCGGCGTCGAGCCCGAGGGCATGACCATCAGCCCGGACGGCAAGACGCTGATCAACACGTCCGAGACCACCAACATGGCGCATTTCATCGACACGTCGTCGCGCCAGATCGTTGCCAACGTGCTGGTCGACGCGCGGCCGCGCTTTGCCGAATTCAAGCACGACGCTTCGGAATTGTGGGTGTCGTCGGAGATCGGCGGCACCGTCTCGATCATCGATCCTGGAAAGCACGAGGTGACCGGCAAGATCAATTTCGAGATTCCGGGGTTGAGGAAAGAGGCGATCCAGCCCGTCGGCATCGGCATGACCCGGGACGACAAGACCGCCTTCATCGCGCTCGGTCCCGCCAACCGCATCGCCGTGGTCGATACCGCCTCGCGCAAGGTGACGAAATATCTGCTGGTCGGACAACGGGTCTGGCACATGGCATTCACGCCGGACGAAAAATATCTGCTTACCACTAACGGCGTGTCGAACGATGTCTCCGTCATCGACGTCGCCGCGCAAAAGGTGATCAAGACCATTCAGGTGGGCGAACTGCCCTGGGGTATCACGATCGCGCCATGA
- the fghA gene encoding S-formylglutathione hydrolase: MTIQTVSTNTSYGGVQGVYRHASQATGTDMTFSVYVPPHAQGAKLPVVWYLSGLTCTHANVTEKGEFRKACAELGLIFVAPDTSPRGPDVPGDANNAYDFGLGAGFYVDATEAPFSRNYRMWSYVTDELPKLVTENFPVDAKRQSVMGHSMGGHGALTVALRNPHRFRAASAFAPIVAPSLVPWGIKALTGYLGPNKDVWRSHDTVALIEDGAKCSGFLVDVGEADNFLKEQLKPELLQAACTTANIPLTLRRQAGYDHSYYFISTFMGDHLHWHAERLKG, from the coding sequence ATGACGATCCAGACTGTCTCGACCAATACATCCTATGGCGGCGTGCAGGGCGTGTATCGCCATGCCAGCCAGGCAACCGGAACGGACATGACGTTCTCGGTCTATGTTCCTCCGCATGCGCAGGGCGCCAAGCTGCCCGTAGTCTGGTATCTCTCCGGCCTCACCTGCACGCACGCCAACGTCACCGAGAAGGGCGAATTCCGCAAAGCCTGCGCCGAGCTCGGCCTGATCTTTGTCGCGCCCGACACCTCACCGCGCGGCCCCGACGTGCCGGGCGATGCCAACAATGCCTATGATTTCGGCCTTGGCGCCGGCTTCTATGTCGACGCGACGGAAGCGCCGTTTTCACGCAATTATCGCATGTGGAGCTACGTCACCGACGAACTGCCGAAACTCGTGACGGAGAATTTTCCGGTCGATGCGAAGCGCCAATCGGTGATGGGCCATTCGATGGGCGGCCATGGCGCGCTGACAGTCGCGCTGCGCAACCCGCACCGTTTTCGCGCGGCCAGCGCCTTCGCGCCGATCGTGGCGCCGTCGCTCGTACCCTGGGGCATCAAGGCGCTGACCGGGTATCTCGGGCCGAACAAGGACGTTTGGCGCAGCCACGACACGGTGGCGCTGATCGAGGACGGCGCGAAGTGTTCAGGCTTCCTGGTCGACGTCGGCGAGGCCGATAATTTCCTGAAGGAGCAGCTCAAGCCGGAACTACTGCAAGCCGCCTGCACCACAGCCAACATTCCGCTGACGCTGCGGCGACAGGCGGGCTACGACCACAGCTATTATTTCATCTCGACCTTCATGGGCGATCACCTGCACTGGCATGCGGAGAGATTGAAAGGGTGA
- a CDS encoding TonB-dependent receptor → MGDRVRFKRFGFKPLGFKRRLLMASVSAGVVSVFAIPAGAAQDEETNVQNLPPVEVTAPPPSTARRTASSRPVAHIGAPSSASPRTRLYVYPTAPGTGRGLDVDKVPSAINAVDAGQIRRTGSLNVTDALRDNIAGVSITEVTGNPFQPNVEFRGFVASPVTGTPQGLAVYQNGVRINEAFSDAVNWDLIPTAAIRSVALVTNNPAFGLNALGGAINLQMKDGFTYQGAELDLMGGSFGRIQGSAQWGKTVDKNFGVYAALEGLHDSGFRNFSQSDVRRFYGDVGYKAGDSEFHANMGVAKNDFGANATVPAELLDKYWGATYTTPQTTSNRVGYLNLTGKVDATPTWTLEGTAHVRRYEQKLVDGNPTDAQECTDPGLAGLLCFGDGATPANGVNGLPLANPFASGTILGEIDRSSIRSTSFGVSGQATNTDQLFGHDNRFVMGTTYDASVTRYNATAEIGTIGENYVVSGDGLFLGPTGVPNTVAGPVSLRTVNQYNGLYAMDTFNITDAFAVTGGGRFNVARITLEDQLGTDLNGDHTFTRFNPVIGGTYKITPELTAYAGYSEANRVPTPLELGCADPARPCLIAAFLVSDPPLKQVVSKTVEAGLRGSRELNIGTLGWKIGGFRATNYDDIVAVPAVGRTGFGYFSNVGRTRRQGLEAEVNIKSPTLQFQASYAFVDARYLDAFALGSESPFRDTATETIQVLPGNQLPAIPRHRVKVGVDYAVTDVWKVGGNALFVSSQYLVGDESNQYAKLPSYTVFNLHTSYQVTKNVQLYGKIDNIFDKRYATYGQFFDREAVPNFTNGGAEFNDPRSLSPARPRAFYAGMRVTF, encoded by the coding sequence ATGGGCGATCGTGTTCGGTTCAAGCGTTTTGGGTTCAAGCCTCTTGGGTTCAAACGTCGTTTGTTGATGGCCTCGGTTTCGGCCGGGGTGGTCTCCGTCTTCGCGATCCCTGCGGGAGCTGCGCAGGATGAAGAGACCAACGTCCAGAACCTGCCGCCGGTCGAGGTGACGGCGCCGCCCCCGTCAACGGCGCGGCGCACCGCGTCATCGCGTCCGGTCGCGCACATCGGGGCACCGTCATCCGCCAGCCCCAGGACGCGCCTCTACGTCTATCCGACCGCGCCGGGTACCGGCAGAGGTCTTGACGTCGACAAGGTCCCGTCGGCGATCAACGCCGTTGATGCCGGCCAGATCAGGCGGACGGGCTCGCTCAACGTCACCGACGCGCTGCGCGACAACATCGCCGGCGTCAGCATCACCGAGGTCACCGGCAATCCGTTCCAGCCGAACGTCGAATTCCGCGGCTTCGTGGCCTCACCCGTGACGGGCACGCCGCAAGGCCTCGCCGTGTATCAGAACGGCGTCCGCATCAACGAAGCCTTCTCCGACGCCGTCAATTGGGACCTGATCCCGACCGCGGCGATCCGGTCGGTTGCGCTCGTCACCAACAATCCCGCCTTCGGCCTCAACGCGCTCGGCGGCGCGATCAATTTGCAAATGAAGGACGGTTTCACCTATCAGGGCGCGGAGCTCGATCTCATGGGCGGCTCGTTCGGCCGCATCCAGGGCTCAGCGCAATGGGGCAAGACGGTCGACAAGAACTTCGGCGTCTATGCCGCGCTCGAAGGCTTGCACGACAGCGGCTTCCGCAATTTCTCCCAATCGGACGTGCGGCGCTTCTACGGCGATGTCGGCTATAAGGCCGGCGACAGCGAATTCCACGCCAACATGGGCGTCGCCAAGAACGATTTCGGCGCCAACGCCACCGTTCCCGCCGAGCTGCTCGACAAATATTGGGGCGCGACCTACACGACCCCGCAGACCACTTCCAACCGCGTCGGCTATCTCAATCTGACCGGCAAGGTCGATGCGACGCCGACCTGGACGCTCGAAGGCACCGCGCATGTGCGCAGGTACGAGCAGAAGCTCGTCGACGGCAATCCGACCGACGCGCAGGAATGCACTGATCCGGGGCTAGCCGGCCTTCTTTGCTTCGGCGACGGCGCCACACCGGCAAACGGCGTGAACGGCCTGCCGCTTGCCAATCCTTTCGCGTCCGGGACCATCCTCGGCGAGATCGACCGCAGCTCGATACGTTCGACCAGCTTCGGCGTGTCGGGGCAGGCCACCAACACCGATCAACTGTTCGGCCACGACAACCGCTTCGTGATGGGCACGACCTATGATGCCAGCGTCACGCGCTACAACGCCACCGCCGAAATCGGCACGATCGGAGAAAACTACGTCGTCAGCGGCGACGGCCTCTTCCTGGGGCCAACCGGTGTACCTAATACTGTTGCTGGCCCCGTCTCGCTGCGGACCGTCAACCAGTATAACGGTCTCTACGCAATGGACACGTTCAATATCACCGACGCCTTTGCCGTCACCGGCGGCGGCCGTTTCAACGTGGCGCGCATCACGCTGGAGGATCAGCTCGGGACAGATCTCAACGGCGATCACACCTTCACCCGCTTCAATCCGGTGATCGGCGGCACCTACAAAATTACACCGGAGCTGACGGCCTATGCCGGCTATTCCGAGGCCAACCGCGTTCCGACGCCGCTCGAACTCGGCTGCGCAGATCCAGCTCGTCCCTGTCTCATTGCCGCGTTTCTCGTCTCCGATCCGCCATTGAAGCAAGTCGTGTCCAAGACCGTGGAAGCGGGCCTGCGCGGCAGCAGGGAGCTCAACATCGGCACGCTCGGTTGGAAAATCGGCGGCTTCCGCGCCACCAATTACGACGACATCGTCGCCGTTCCCGCAGTCGGCCGCACCGGGTTCGGTTATTTCTCCAACGTCGGCCGTACCAGGCGTCAGGGGCTCGAAGCCGAGGTCAACATCAAGTCGCCCACGCTTCAGTTTCAGGCGAGCTACGCGTTCGTCGACGCACGCTATCTCGATGCTTTCGCGCTCGGTTCCGAAAGCCCGTTCAGGGATACCGCCACCGAGACCATTCAGGTGCTGCCCGGCAACCAGCTCCCCGCGATCCCGCGCCATCGCGTCAAGGTCGGCGTCGACTATGCCGTCACCGACGTCTGGAAGGTCGGCGGCAACGCGCTGTTCGTCTCCAGCCAATATCTGGTCGGCGACGAGTCAAACCAATATGCGAAGCTGCCGTCCTACACCGTGTTCAACCTGCACACGTCCTACCAGGTGACCAAGAACGTCCAGCTCTACGGCAAGATCGACAATATCTTCGACAAGCGTTACGCGACCTACGGACAGTTCTTCGACCGCGAAGCCGTGCCCAACTTCACCAATGGCGGTGCCGAGTTCAACGACCCGCGCTCGCTCAGCCCGGCAAGGCCGCGTGCATTCTATGCGGGGATGCGGGTGACGTTCTGA
- a CDS encoding histidine kinase, whose product MWQNLSLRGRINLLLALLLALGLAVNIGRQVAEAGPRVQAEDQSVIRLAREFIEMIVADLNEAPDPDARLNQIARDLSRLRHVSIALRDEAGHPLTQPRTDADDDTRAPPAWFVSLVHPEQTAVSVPVSIHGKPGSLLITSHPDDEIAEIWDAIVTQLEVGSVIALALFLVMMNVIGRALAPLQSLADVMAELEDGRYQARVAPGGAPELAAICTKLNHLAATLSDAIEDKRRLAERTVSLQDVERKEIARELHDEFGPYLFSLRAHASALAKQADGRAPSAEAVRKHGSAMLEQINALQQFNRRVLERLRPVGLAELGLRQALESLSRLWRESHPDVTIETAVSPALGVTGETADLTIYRIVQEALTNVFRHAGATSVNVVIEPVAQAASDGRGCARVRVSDNGRGMEPGQKLGFGLVGMRERILALGGTLNVVSGDGGLTVEALVPTAAA is encoded by the coding sequence ATGTGGCAAAATCTATCCTTGCGCGGGCGCATCAACCTGCTGCTGGCGCTGCTGCTGGCGCTGGGGCTCGCCGTCAATATCGGCCGCCAGGTCGCGGAAGCCGGACCGCGCGTGCAGGCCGAGGACCAGAGCGTGATCCGGCTCGCGCGCGAATTCATCGAGATGATCGTGGCGGATCTCAACGAGGCGCCCGATCCGGATGCCAGGCTGAACCAGATCGCGCGCGACCTCAGCCGCCTGCGCCATGTCAGCATCGCGCTTCGGGACGAAGCCGGCCATCCGCTGACGCAGCCCCGGACCGACGCCGACGACGACACCCGCGCGCCGCCGGCCTGGTTCGTCAGCCTGGTGCATCCCGAGCAGACCGCGGTGAGCGTCCCCGTCTCGATCCATGGCAAGCCGGGTTCGCTGCTGATCACCTCCCATCCCGATGACGAGATCGCCGAGATCTGGGACGCCATCGTGACCCAGCTCGAGGTCGGCTCTGTGATCGCGCTGGCGCTGTTCCTGGTGATGATGAATGTGATCGGCCGGGCCCTGGCGCCGCTCCAATCCCTTGCGGATGTGATGGCCGAGCTCGAAGACGGGCGCTATCAGGCGCGCGTCGCGCCGGGCGGCGCACCGGAGCTCGCCGCGATCTGCACCAAGCTCAACCATCTTGCGGCAACGCTCAGTGACGCCATCGAGGACAAGCGGCGCCTCGCCGAGCGAACGGTGTCGCTCCAGGACGTCGAGCGCAAGGAGATCGCGCGCGAGCTCCATGACGAGTTCGGGCCATATCTGTTCTCACTACGCGCGCATGCCAGCGCGCTGGCGAAGCAGGCGGACGGACGCGCCCCGAGTGCGGAGGCCGTGCGAAAACACGGCAGTGCCATGCTGGAGCAGATCAACGCGCTGCAGCAGTTCAATCGCCGCGTGCTGGAGCGCCTCAGGCCCGTCGGCCTTGCCGAACTCGGCCTGCGCCAGGCGCTGGAATCGCTGTCGCGGCTGTGGCGGGAGTCGCATCCCGATGTCACCATCGAGACCGCGGTTTCGCCGGCGCTTGGCGTCACCGGGGAGACCGCCGACCTCACCATCTACCGCATCGTGCAGGAGGCGCTCACCAACGTGTTCCGCCACGCCGGCGCGACCTCGGTCAATGTCGTCATCGAGCCGGTGGCGCAGGCGGCAAGCGATGGCCGCGGCTGTGCCCGGGTGCGGGTCAGCGACAATGGCCGTGGCATGGAGCCGGGCCAGAAGCTCGGCTTCGGACTGGTCGGCATGCGCGAGCGGATCCTGGCGCTGGGCGGCACGCTCAACGTCGTTTCCGGTGATGGCGGTCTGACCGTCGAAGCACTGGTTCCGACGGCGGCGGCCTGA
- a CDS encoding response regulator transcription factor, with protein sequence MRILIVDDHPIVASGCRAVLADEGEIEILEAADAEDGECVFIVERPDLSIIDINLPTVSGFELARRILERAPEARIIMFSMNDDPAFAARAIECGAKGYVSKTGDPDDLVEAIRTVGGGGTYLPSAIARSIAFAGPALAQSPLSKLNAREMEILRLLSAGKSLSEIAWLVQSSYKTVANTSSIMRQKLGVKTSVELVRLAIDSGVA encoded by the coding sequence ATGCGCATTTTGATCGTCGACGATCATCCCATCGTCGCCTCCGGCTGCCGTGCCGTGCTGGCCGACGAGGGCGAGATCGAGATTTTGGAGGCCGCCGACGCCGAAGACGGCGAGTGCGTCTTCATCGTCGAGCGCCCCGATCTCTCGATCATCGACATCAACCTGCCGACCGTGTCCGGGTTCGAGCTCGCGCGCCGCATCCTCGAGCGCGCGCCCGAGGCTCGAATCATCATGTTCAGCATGAACGACGACCCTGCTTTCGCCGCGCGTGCGATCGAGTGCGGCGCCAAGGGCTACGTCTCAAAGACCGGCGACCCCGACGATCTCGTCGAGGCGATCCGCACCGTCGGCGGCGGCGGCACCTATCTGCCGAGCGCGATCGCGCGCAGCATCGCCTTTGCGGGACCCGCGCTGGCGCAAAGTCCGCTGTCGAAGCTGAACGCGCGCGAGATGGAGATTTTGCGGCTGCTCAGCGCCGGAAAGAGCCTCTCCGAGATCGCCTGGCTGGTGCAATCGTCCTACAAGACTGTCGCCAACACCTCGTCCATCATGCGCCAGAAGCTCGGGGTGAAAACCTCCGTCGAGCTGGTGCGGCTGGCGATCGACAGCGGCGTGGCCTGA